The Anastrepha ludens isolate Willacy chromosome 2, idAnaLude1.1, whole genome shotgun sequence DNA window gtcgatgttgaagcatggccagggtatccatacgttgcccgacgttttggattgtcgtaatggacccacttttcatcgccagtcacaattcgatgcaaaaaaccctttcttttgtgccgttgaagcagttgttcgcatgccataaaacggcgttcaacgtctcttggcttcaattcatacggcacccaatggcctacctttcggatcattcccatggcttttaaacgtttggaaatggttgattgatcaactcccaaagtttttgcaacctcttcttgcgtttgagccggatcttgatcgagcaattcctccaattcggtatccatgaactttggcggcgcaccctcgcgttcttcgtcttccaagccaaaatcaccacttttaaagcgtgcaaaccacttctggcacgttcgctcagatagagcatgctcaccataaacttccaccaagatacgatgactttcggctgcttttttcttcatattaaaataatgaagaagaattccccgcaaaaacacattatttggcacgaaattcgacattttcaagtgtggtaaaaatattgttgtttacgcttcaaataaaaaacttatactgacgtttgtgccttacgacagtagctctccaatgaatgtttggaaatgtggatcgatggaataataatcaagttacgccatctgttgtaaaaccgcacgaacttattcatagtcatattacattgcaaaaataaaatagtattaTTAAATCGAcggccgtagtcgaatgggttggtgcgtaaattcgaatctccgtgaagcaccaaaatgaagaaacggttttttctaatagcgatcgctccttggcaggcaatggcaagcctctgaATGcagttctgccatgaaaaagctcctccatAAAGACgtaaaccacaaataggaagagcgAAAGAGATCCCCTCTCTTTTCAAGTGCACGACATGATTTGCACATAAGCAAACAATGTCAGGCGAAGTTGAGAGCgaaacgaaaaagcgaaagGAATAGAATAGAACAAAGGGAGGTTTGTACTTCGACTTAGAGATCTTTTGTGGTCATCACAATACCTCATTAATTTCCTCAATAAACCTAGGATAACGCTGGGTTAGGATGAGCATAGGTGCTTTTCTTCTGGCCGAACCAGGCCTAGATGTCTCTAGCCAACGCACCCCCGCTTCGTTTCCAGGTACACTCGCTGACTAGCGAGGACTTAACCTCAGGAGATGACAAAGCCTCGAGTGCAGCCTGTTGCTCAaaatggcaattcgctcatttcGGAGGTTTCTCCGAAAATTCATCTGTGCACATGACAGATGtcatgctgcgcctgtctggtcgcctggatccagtgatacgcagtggacgaagctccagacctgccaaaatactgcaattaggaccgcgacaggatgtttCCTGATGTcccccatacaacacctgcacgtCGAGGCTCACATGCTtcctgtgaaggagcataacaaactgctcagcaagcagtttctgctaaggtgtcaccgtaggcctcacccatgcagacacctgcttgaggctgagccacctcccaggcacatcaggaggcacttcctcaactacgtggacgagatcctgggcaaaacagacagaccactccaggatcggacagtgtacagacagaccataaacgacattcatcgggagacccttaccaccttcttaagctcccgacccccgaatgccgttatcggagtccaacaaccaccaattgcagacgaagagcttcagcttccccgagagtccctcgtaaccttggcacaattacgttctggatactgtagcaggttaaactcctacttatccagaatcgaccccgacatacgacactaaccaccttttcacatgccccatcaaacccactcatctaacacctctctccctctggacccaacccgttgttgttgttgttgttttaacagcatagttagccctgtcagtgtgggtatatcatctgtcgtcttcgtctagctcatctaggggtaggcccaggaaacatgctgtttcgacgggttgggtccagagggagaggggggttagatgagtctgattaagggggcatgtgaagaggtggttagtgtcgtgcggggtaccttcacatgccggacatgtgtttggtatgtcggggtcaattctggataagtaggagtttaacctgctacaatatccagaacgtaattgtgccaatgttacacgagtctcacggggaagctggagctcttcatctgcaatgggtggtggttggactccgattacggcattcacgggacgggagttcatgaaggtggtaacggactcccggtgaatgtcgtttattgactgtctgaatactgtccggtccagtaggtctcggtcagttttgtcctggagttcgtcagcgtagtcgaggaggtgtctcctgacgtgcctgggaggcggctcaggctcaagcaggtgtctgcaggggtgaaacctgcggtaacaccccagcaggaactgcttgctgagcagtttgttgtgctccgcgactgggagcatttgtgcctcgttgtgcaggtgttgtatgggtgacatcaggaggcacccggtcgctgtccgaatggcggtattctgacatgtctgaagctttatccactgcgaatcactagtaccaggcgaccagacaggcgcagcatagtttagaaccggccggccaattgccttaaatgtcgaaagcaacagttctttgtccttgccccaagtgctgccggccagcgatttgaggaccttgttgcgattttggactttagtggcaattgcggttgtgtgcgcagagaaggagagcaagctgtcaaaggttacacccaaaattttggggttattcacggtcggaattggtgtgtcgtcgacttttaccttaagggacagcttgacctcctttgtccaggtggtgaaaagggtcgccgtggacttagtgggggaaagttggagattcctcgcagtgaaaaagcgagaaaggtcggtgaggtagttgttcactttggaacacaggccatcgatgtcattgcccgacgccattatcgtgcagtcgtcagcgtatgagatcagggaaactcccgctggtggttggggggacccaacccgtcgaaccaaccagtttcctgggcctaccgttagatgagctagtcaccactacactgacagggcaaaattactgctacaacaaccacaacaacaataacagatgACATACACCTCAGCTTGGAAGATATGAGGAAAGGAGCAGTTGCATTTCATTTTAAGGGGAagttataagtttttttaaacaagCATGCACTCGTCTAAAACAAgcctaaattttgaaaaatctgaataTACGGAACAAGATTTTTATGAGTGGGAGAGATTTTTCGGGAAACCGCATTCCAAGTTCGTTTTAatctatatttaaaatatacatatattacttgCATGGAAAACATACGTCTGTTTAAAATTGGTCTGTGAAAATGCGCTCAGGTGCAGATATTTCGAAATACATCGAAATGGGCATTACCATACGACATGACATACACCTGCGTTCGAAATAATAGAAGCATGAACAACTATCAGAATtctttttagaggtatggttccttcggcaaagtttcttattttgatccctagaatatgattttcacagagcaatgggcgacttttttgcctccccacaaaagacactaaaagttcgacccgaaTTGggcgacatcagaattcgttttagaggtatggttccttcggcaaagtttcttattttgatccctagaatatgattttcacagagcaatggacgatttttttgcctccccacaaaagacactaaaagttcgacccaaattgggcgaCATCAGAattgttttagaggtatggttccttcggcaaagtttcttattttgatccctagaatatgattttcacagagcaatgggcgattttttgcctccccacaaatcgatccGGCCTAATGAAAGGACTACtaaactaaataacaaaatcacATAACTATTATTAGGCAGCAgttgttaaatatttgtttgtaatCGAATATAATCCGAGAGTGAATAGCAAAATCATTTAAACTTACATTTACTCCAACCAGATCCTGAATATTCTCAgcatatatactttatatgtccACAAGTTTATAATCTTATATTTATCCCTATTAAAGCAAATGAAACACTTACATTCTTTAAGATTATTCTGCAGGGGTGTACCAGTAAGAACAATGCGTCGTTTGGTTCTCATCTTTGTTACTGCTTTACTAATGGATGTTTTCTCGTTTTTTAGTAAGTGACCTTCGTCGCATACAACCAGATCTGGACCTGGATCGACTAGCGCTCGCTGCAATACCTCACGTTGTTTCTTGCGTAAACCCTTTGCCTTTTCATTAGCCAGTATGCGATACATGTCATAGCCGATTATGCATGCTCCACCCTCCTCAAACCAttcgtttaatttgaaaatgcgTGTAGGTTTGTCCTTATACTTGGACATATCATATACTTCTACACTACGTTTAGTGGCAAATCCTATCCAGTATTTGAATTCCCGTGCCCAGTTATTAAGAGTACTTAAAGGTGTTATTATTAATACGCGTTCTACGCTTGTTCGGCTTGAATTCTTCAATAAAGTGTGAGATAGTGTGACAATTTGCAATGTTTTTCCTAACCCCATACAATGAGCCAAAATACATCCGGATCCAGCATTATCTTCAGATTCTTTAATTGTTTCGAAACAAGCATCCCACATAAACTTAACACCGGTTACTTGATGCGGCTTCAATTTCTTTAAGATTCCCTTATCAACTTCAAGGAGGGGTTTTTTAGTTTCCTCATCGAAGTCAAGTACTAATTCAGTGACTTCAACATTTTCTGGCTTTTCATAGATTTGATTGTAAAGCCTTTGACGTTCCTCTATACGTTTGCGCCGTTCCTCCTCTTCCTTGGTGGCATTCTTTGTGCTTATGTCCAGATCCttggttttaattattttgcggATATGTTTGCGTTTGTTTTTATTCGTCTCATCGGCGTCTTCATCATCCGAGGATACACTCTTTTTGCCCTTCCCCTTTCCCTTAACGTTATCAATGTCGTCCCCATCACTGCTGTCTTTGCCACGTCGAAGGCGTCCTCGTTTTTTTGCAGCTGGCTGCGGTGCAAAGTCAGAGTCATCGTCACtactcttttttcttttattaaatacGCGTTTTTTACGCGCCGGTATCACTTCACTATCACTGCTGTTGGCATTCGACTCAACATCGGAATGTTCGTCTATGACGATATCATTCTCTTGAGTTATAGATTCAGATTCATCTGAATCCGAATTCATTACTTGGGCTTTAACTGATACTGCCGATCTTTTGTTAAAGTATGAACTGTTGTTGATGTTGCTCCGATCGCGTTTTCCCTGCGCTTTTATTGAATTATCTTTACCATTAACTTTAGTACCCACCACTCTTTGGGTTGCGACGCTGGACGTTTGAGGAAAATGAGTGCGCTTTATGCGCACAGTACACTGCCTTATACGGGGTAACTCGCTCAATGCTAGCGGCTGGTTCGGCTTTCTGGGTAGCGCCAATTCGTTTGATTTTGTCGAGATCGATTTCTTGACTTTTGGGGCTGACTCTTCTTTTTCTCGGTCTATCTCACTACCCTCACTATCACTTAACTCAATAAACCCACAATTACTTCGGTTCTTGCGTTCAGGCAATCGTCTTGTCTGATTCTGTAATTTGCTCAGTAGTATCGGCGGATTCGGGTTTCCGGGTAGAACTAATTCGTTCGATTTTAATGAGATcgatcttttaatttttggagtTGGTTTTTGTTTCTCTTGGTCTATCTCACTCTCCTCACTATCACTTAAATCAATCGAAGGATAAGTAATTCGGTTCTTGCGTCTTGTCTGTGGctctgatattaaaattttggtgTCGTTAGCTTTCTCAACTAATGGTTTctctaataatttttctaatggTACAACTCGCAATTtaaattcgtttgctgttttttgtacACATAATGTAGGCTTATTCACTGAAGTGCTGTTGGATGTCGAATCACTAATTTCGCTATTGTTACTTTCGCCGTTGTTTTTGACATTGCTACTAGAACTGGATCCATTTTTATCTTGTTGTGTGGAATGAGATTTAGAGACTTTgattaaagaaattatattgtttACTGTTATTGCCTATACTACCATTTAGCTGATTGTCTTCCGCTGAATTTGCATCAGAATCCGAGTTCGCTTTATCGAGGCCCATAGATGCAATTTCAAAGACGAATATAAAGCTCTTCTTTAGACAACGAAACGATTATTATTCTCAGCTGGATTAGGCTACAGATTAGTTATATATGTAACCGGGTACATACAGTTTCTTGAAAATCAGCTGGAATTAAGTCTGAAAATAGAAAacgatttcatttaaatttttatttttctattgcatCTTGATTAATCTTAAACAAagttaaacaattaaatttccgtatatttatattgtatactACAAATGAATGCATCCACCTTAAGATTCAGCCTCATCTCTCATTGTTTGTTTTCCCTTATGACCTCTTTCGACGTTGTGTCCTTCATGTAACAAAACTATTTCTGTTATTGGCTGTTTTCGTATCTATAAAGCCTGATTGTTTCAGCTCTTGTATgggattttttatttcactttttctgTGTTCTTTTTCACCAATAAATTGTTTTCTATTCCTCTAAAATGTACTAAAGGAGAGcatcaatttattaaaaacctaTTCATCTCTTTTACCGCGACACCTAAAATCACAGTTGCAGCCTATATTTCAAAAGCAATTGCATATTTAAGTTAGTTTATTTGAATATGTCTTAACTATAACTGCTTCATTGAATTTCtagcatatattatatatttaacgtCCCTAGGAACAAGTCTGTGTATTTTCTACGGATTTTCTTACCAAAttcaagtgttttttttttttgtaagaatcAAACCCCTATCTTTCCCGAACACAAATAGACGAAATGGTtctcacatttttctttcagtttATGATCTCTATCAATTCAAAACTAGATAACAATGAAACAGTCtgcataaattttataattatttgatttttgcaaTGTTTTTTCATACGCTCCCTTCTTAAACACACAAATTGCCAAACGCCGCTAAAAATCGGAATTTGTAACTTTTTCAGGTATACATAGATCAACTCAAGATGTGTTTCGTGATCATAATGTTAGAGAGCATTCGCGTGTCGTAGAAAATCAATTATTCACAATAGtattagcaaaaattattttgcaacttgcatatttaataaaatcctCAAATTACAAGAGATCGTattcaaatttacattttatttccacaaagaagatttatttaatatacaaaataatgaaaaaaaacgtaaataacTACTTTGCTGCGCCTGCTGTTTTAATATAAAcgaatttttaataatagttcATTCTCTTTTGGAATTTGTAAggctttaaatataattttcctgACTAGTACTTACTTATGAGATTTTCATTATACTCCctatgaattctgaatggtagtcatgcaccaacccattcggctacttcgGCGGTGGATCTAGACTCATTGTATATGTGGTTACGTAAAAATAAgttaatgttaaatgttaaaaagataCATTTGATGGCGTggttcaaaatttgaaaaatgaaaaagcatattcaaaaagtttctagtcttcaaataaattatttcaaatagaTTTAGTGATCTGTTATCGTCTAGACCGACGGCTGAGAAAATCCCTTTCCACTTCCGATATGATGGAAAAACGACGCGTACTGGcgaaataaatatgcatatgttcAATGATTATTGCATGATCCGTTCAATATTTCACTCTACACGATTAATAAATATCACGATCCAGTATTGCAATCCAAATATCGCTATACTTATTGTTCGTGTAGAGTTCACCTAAGGAATAATGAAAAAGGCAAGAATTCTCTAGGTGACTTCATTCTACATAAAATTAATCTCTGAAATAAAAACCGTTTTTAATGTACTTCATTTAACTCCGTGTatagtatttgtttttaatttttcaattcacttAAGATAGTGAAATTTGAATTCAGAtaaatgtgtttaatttttttttttctatttatttagtaagtatttacatataatcTTACatctaattacataaaaatttaactacatATACGCACAAAATATCGTAAAAGCACTTACCAGTTCCACCAATTACAACTGGCTGTTGTGCCACACTAACTATGAAAAACAAAGCGAAAAGAAAGAGTCATAAATCGAATAGGAACTATATTACAATTTTCATCCGTTGATTTCGTCTCAATAAAGTGCAACACAAAAGAATATGGATGAACGATTGGTATAAACAATGAGATCAATGTACTCACGAAAAGCGAATGAAATATTTGGTAATAAGAAATTTTTCTCCAGTACTTGAGACATTTTTTGAAAAGGGATAACTCAATTCTTTAAAAAAGAACACAAATACGACGGTACGAGAagctttcatatttatattacatatagcTATTAAAAGGGTTTTACCTGTCCCATGAACTcggaaattttttgtattcttgtATTACAGCTTTAATTAAGTAATTTTCTATATCTTAAGGCCATCAaactcatacatacaaatttctcAAACACAGCACCCAGTAGGTTGTAGTTTTTTTAAGCTTcctatgaaatttaatttaaataggtACCCTACAAATCGTTATAATCTGAACTTGAGTACAGTTTTCGTTCACTGTGTTCAagggtataaaatatttatattgataATATAGTAACCGTGAATGCGCCAAATATGGTTGAATGTACTGCAAATGACAAGTAAGTGACAATTCATGGTATGTTCAATGCACGATGAAAttggaaaagttaaaaaatgagAGGCTGCGtccgaaaaataataaattgaaaagctGAAAAAATGTTCAGAtgaggaaaaaatttttaatgaggGAACCGCATTGCTCACAGCGCACCTTCGACGTAGACATAACTGAGTAAAAGATATTACTGAGTGATATTTAGGTGTAAAAAACGTGGATAAAAgccaaattttttacaataggCGAGCCGTGGACTGTTGAAGCgccgtgaaaataaataatttatatataaaagtcCTGTAAAGTTGGTAATAATTTTGGTACAGATAATGTGCCTGTACTTGCAATGAAAGTACAAACGATGATGCAAGAAGGTTTGCATTCAAtggaaaattttacttttcgttTTTCGGTatagagaaataattttgaCTATTGTGGTTTGTTAAATTTCTACATTGCAGTAAAAAGGCTAAAACTGAGAAAAAACATCGATATAGATAGCAAAAAGTAGTGCGATTATGTTGCAACGGATCAAACGGGATACGAGAAATACTCTGTCTGATTCCGAGATGAGTGCCTCGGGTGGTGCATTCGAATTTAGTGAATCCAATTCGAGTAGCAGTACTAGTGTGAGTTCATCCACATCATGTACATCGGACAGTGACGAGCTGCAATTAGATGCACTTGAATTAGCTAAAATTAACAGCGAAGTGTTGCGTTTACCGCGCGGTCTATGCGAAAATGTAAAAGTATTCcacgaatttttttctgcagATACATGGAATATTCTTCCCGAGTCAACCCGCGCAAGGCTGGAGCAATATTTACcgaaatttacaaatttggttACACCTCAAGAAGCAGCTTTCGAGAGACAGCGCACCTTGGTAATGTTGTTCAATTGCGATTTAAAACGGTTTGGTCATTCCCCGCTTACTGACCTTCAACATGAATTGGAAGATGGAAACTACAGACCGGACGTTCTCCGTTTGCGTCAAAGCATTGCCAAATCACGTCGACGTGAACAAAGGTTTCAGAGATGTGAACGCTATAGTCAGCTTGCAAAGGAGTTGTTTCTATCTAGAGAACGTTTATTACGTACAGTATATAAATCAGCTCCAGGATCAGCAATTCGTTCAGAGCGTACCATAAGGCGGGAACAGAATAGTTTACATGCTGATACAAAGTTGTGTACCGTGCGCTCTCGGAAACGATTTCGGAAGGAAATAGAACATATTTCAGAACAACTGGGCTTTAAAGCAGGCGAGTTAAGTGCTGATGAAGACGAATTCGGTGCCGGCGATAGTAAGATGGACGATTTTTACCACAGTATAAAAGCTGATGTCTCCACAGCATTAAAACCCTCTGCACCTGCTACGGACCGATTCATCTTCAGTACATTGTTCAAGCGGCGTCATGAGCTTACCGATGAGGATGCAGTACGCGCTGACCAGCAAATGCAACAGCAGCGTTTATCGAATCGAAATTTTCGAACATATATCCGCGATCACAAACGTCGTAAGCTTACAGAACCGGTAAACCTTTATatagtaatttttgaaattgtataaatgttatgtaaatatgcaaattttgaatCATTTCAGACTTTACCTGACTTTGAAACTTCGGACATACGGTTGCGAGATGTATGTGCAAGAGCTCAGATGGGTAGCAACTTTAAGCACCTCTTTGGCATGGGCAAAACAGTGGGacgaaaaccaaaaacaaaatttctcccAAATATGGAACCCCCAGCGTTAGTGCCCATTCAGTCTATTGAACGAAATACTGACACTTTACGGAGTGCCAAAAATGAGGCTCCTAAATCCATTACTATTCCAATCGAGGGCAGTGCGAAAATAGTAAAAGAGCAACAGACCGAGCATTTTCAATCACATTTGGCCGACCATTCAAATTCCGCAATACAACATCCATTCCTGCCTGAAGATGGTGCGCCTTTTAACATACTCGACGGAGAAGTGGAATTACAACAGGAAGAGGTTGAAACTTATGGTACTTGCGAGGAGGCTTTGCCGCGTTTCGTCATTTCCAATGAGATTGTTTTACCCACCATTGAACACAGCGACGTACCGCCACAGAAACTGTTACAAACACCTCATAAGGAAGAGAACGGTAGTTTGGGTGTTAAAGGTAAATTTCAACTGGCTGATAATAAAAAGCGTGATTCAATAGCTGAACAGAACATACCCAAGCTAGAGCCCTTATTACCTATGAACAGAGcaccttttgaaaaaaatcgttcGCATTCACAGTCAAATTCCATGACATGCAGTCCTTCACCTACCGCTGCGGCGATAGTAAGCCCAATTAAAAGACAAACATTACCACTAAATTCATCTACGAAACCAATCAGTCCTGCAAACATTGGTGTCTCGTCGGAATTAATACAAGAGACCCATGCGTGCTTCTTTTCGCTTATACGCGATTTCTTTTGCGCTACATCCCTTCATAGAATGCAATACAACGAATTGCGTTCACGAATCGACGTTTGGCTTCGTAATCCTATTACGGCATTGAATGACTGGTATGCTCAAGCAGATAATTGGTCAGCACTGCTAATGTCCGCCATAAATTTTCTGGCTGGTGAATTTACCGACCAACCTGAAGAATATGTACCGTACATTGAGTTCAAACCACAGCAAGATATTTTTCAGTGGATTGGAGCCGGTCGTGACTCTGATGCCCGCCTATCAATATTGTGTAACTATTGGTTGCAACGTCGCTACGATGTATCAGATCAAGCGCCGGCCGCATCTTGTCAACATCTTACAGAAGCATCAAGTGACGCTACAGGAGTATCTACTACTCGCCGCCACTCCATAGAAGCAGAGGAGGCTCCGGTATCATATGATGGTGGGGTTTCGcctccaccaccaccgccaccacGCTTTCCCACAACATGGACGGTATGTGCGGCGACTCCCGAGGAAGTCATTGAGTTCCAGCGGCAGGAGCGTGAACGATTCGACCAGCCACACCGTGCTTACACGTACCGGATGCATAACTATGAAAGCGTGGTTGGCCCGGTGAAAGGAATATACACACAAATGTATGCGTTAACAAAGGCCCGTGGCCATAGCATGATGATCGGTAATCGTCCAAACTTCGTCACTATACTAACACTAGTCCGGGATGCCACCGCCCGCCTGCCAAATGGTGAAGGTACACGAGCCGATATCGCTGAACTGCTGAAGAGCTCGCAATACATAAATTTGAAGGAAGGCGAAAATGTGCTACAAACAACTGTGAGTGGGGCTTTGGACCGTATGCACACGGAACATGATCCGTGTGTACGCTACGATCCTAAGCGAAAGATATGGATCTATCTCCACCGTAATCGGAGCGAAGAGGACTTCGAGCGCATACACCAGCAACATCAAGGCATTGGAAAGTCTAAAAAAGTAGTTAATCGGAAACCTAAAGCAAAGGGCGCCTCCGGGGCCAAAGCAATATCTGAAATAAGCGATAATAATAATGCTGTCACTACTGGCGACGATGAGAACAATGTTGGAATCGTAAGTGTTGCCAACAACACGCCAAAAGCCAGCGCTACCTTTTCCATGCCTGCATTGGTACCAGCAAACCCAATTATAGTTAGTAGTCAAAGCGCT harbors:
- the LOC128864077 gene encoding transcriptional regulator ATRX homolog — protein: MGLDKANSDSDANSAEDNQLNDKNGSSSSSNVKNNGESNNSEISDSTSNSTSVNKPTLCVQKTANEFKLRVVPLEKLLEKPLVEKANDTKILISEPQTRRKNRITYPSIDLSDSEESEIDQEKQKPTPKIKRSISLKSNELVLPGNPNPPILLSKLQNQTRRLPERKNRSNCGFIELSDSEGSEIDREKEESAPKVKKSISTKSNELALPRKPNQPLALSELPRIRQCTVRIKRTHFPQTSSVATQRVVGTKVNGKDNSIKAQGKRDRSNINNSSYFNKRSAVSVKAQVMNSDSDESESITQENDIVIDEHSDVESNANSSDSEVIPARKKRVFNKRKKSSDDDSDFAPQPAAKKRGRLRRGKDSSDGDDIDNVKGKGKGKKSVSSDDEDADETNKNKRKHIRKIIKTKDLDISTKNATKEEEERRKRIEERQRLYNQIYEKPENVEVTELVLDFDEETKKPLLEVDKGILKKLKPHQVTGVKFMWDACFETIKESEDNAGSGCILAHCMGLGKTLQIVTLSHTLLKNSSRTSVERVLIITPLSTLNNWAREFKYWIGFATKRSVEVYDMSKYKDKPTRIFKLNEWFEEGGACIIGYDMYRILANEKAKGLRKKQREVLQRALVDPGPDLVVCDEGHLLKNEKTSISKAVTKMRTKRRIVLTGTPLQNNLKEYYCMIQFIKPNLLGTYKEYLNRFVNPITNGQYTDSTERDIRLMKHRSHILHKMLEGCIQRRDYSVLAPYLPPKHEYTVYTTLSELQQQIYEYYMTTQRDFSDITGKGARLFQDFQDLRRIWTHPMNLRKNSDTVIRKRQQANDSDSMEDFICDDDDDEAETGTGSDTSVDSSKSFPSGGEGSGNATARKGAKGTRTRSGKQADKESDVEELEPSQPEADPSEWWKCLVDEKELNNINHSPKLVILMNLLQECEVIGDKLLVFSQSLQSIDVIEHFLALIDSKTRGYEYEGNVGDFKGFWQPGIDYYRLDGSCSVESREAMCKKFNDVGNLRGRLFLISTRAGGLGINLVAANRVVIFDVSWNPSHDTQSIFRVYRFGQEKPCYIYRLIAMGTMEQKVYERQVAKQATAKRVIDEQQISRHYNQSDLQELYSFELKPATEREIPILPKDRLFAELLSKHDSLIFKYHEHDSLLENEESENLNDAERKAAWAEYEAEKTRSVQTAQYMSYDRSAFGGQFGNAAGGVTSNRIFGFRSDILLQLLNMKIVKDHPEITQNQAVQLVPTYLQHLYTEMNNNNPAMYKDLLSLHATLAHPSGMYMSPLLFANQNPSAAGYYQAAVGPDGQQPPVVDQNPAAAPSGAVLNAAPTGFKDNEVYEID